A genomic window from Salvia miltiorrhiza cultivar Shanhuang (shh) chromosome 5, IMPLAD_Smil_shh, whole genome shotgun sequence includes:
- the LOC131025224 gene encoding F-box/kelch-repeat protein SKIP11-like encodes MLEERACLVSRDYSRSCDRKGSWPYASLRLEQAEIQQTKRPLEEINRGEEIELGVRKLPKRSFDQMDSATPIGGIVNAALAQSEQSRSRRHAGDNSNMSSLIGAIGRDLSISCLIKCSRADYGAIASLNRSFRSLVRTGELYRLRRQNKVVEHWVYLSCQLLEWEAFDPNRRKWMRLPRMDPNDCFVFADKESLAVGTELLVFGRDLMSHVIYRYSLLTNTWTTGMRMNAPRCLFGSASLGEIAILAGGCDSNGNVLSSAELYNSESGTWTTLPSMNKPRKMCSGVFLDGKFYVVGGIGGAENVLLTCGEEYDLDTHTWTEIPNMSPVRTGAARDNEPPATSEAPPLIAVVNNQLYAADYADMEVRKYDKDNRVWVTVGRLPERADSMYGWGLAFRACGDRLMVIGGPRNAGEGFIEVNSWVPSEGPPQWHLLDRKRSGSFVYNCAVMGC; translated from the coding sequence ATGCTGGAAGAGCGGGCTTGTTTGGTGTCGAGGGACTATTCACGTAGTTGTGACCGAAAAGGCAGCTGGCCTTACGCGAGTTTGAGGTTGGAGCAGGCCGAGATTCAGCAGACGAAGCGGCCACTAGAGGAGATAAATAGGGGTGAGGAGATTGAACTTGGTGTTAGGAAACTGCCTAAGCGATCCTTTGATCAAATGGATTCTGCTACGCCGATTGGTGGGATAGTAAATGCGGCCTTGGCCCAATCCGAGCAGTCTAGGAGTAGGCGGCACGCAGGTGATAACTCTAACATGAGCTCATTAATTGGTGCCATTGGTCGTGACCTCTCCATTAGTTGCCTGATCAAGTGCTCGAGAGCTGATTATGGGGCGATTGCATCTTTGAATCGGAGCTTCCGATCGCTCGTTAGAACCGGGGAGCTGTATAGGTTGAGGAGGCAGAACAAGGTGGTGGAGCATTGGGTTTACTTGTCCTGCCAGCTGTTGGAATGGGAGGCTTTCGACCCTAACCGTCGCAAGTGGATGCGCTTGCCAAGAATGGACCCTAACGATTGTTTCGTGTTTGCAGATAAGGAATCTCTCGCGGTTGGCACCGAGCTTCTTGTTTTCGGGAGGGATCTCATGTCCCACGTGATCTACCGTTACAGCTTGCTAACGAACACGTGGACTACGGGGATGAGAATGAACGCGCCCCGGTGTTTGTTCGGGTCTGCCAGCCTCGGGGAAATCGCCATATTGGCCGGAGGCTGCGACTCGAACGGCAACGTCCTCAGCTCCGCGGAGCTCTACAACTCTGAGTCGGGAACATGGACAACGCTCCCGAGCATGAACAAGCCGAGGAAGATGTGTTCCGGGGTGTTCCTCGACGGGAAATTTTACGTCGTCGGAGGGATCGGAGGAGCGGAAAACGTGCTTCTCACGTGTGGAGAGGAGTACGACTTGGACACTCATACCTGGACTGAGATACCTAACATGTCCCCGGTGCGTACGGGCGCGGCAAGGGACAACGAACCGCCTGCTACGTCCGAGGCGCCACCGTTGATTGCTGTTGTAAATAATCAGTTATACGCTGCGGACTATGCGGATATGGAGGTTCGGAAATACGACAAGGATAACAGGGTGTGGGTGACAGTCGGGAGATTGCCCGAACGCGCTGATTCTATGTATGGCTGGGGTTTAGCATTTAGGGCATGTGGAGATCGGCTCATGGTTATCGGGGGTCCTCGAAACGCTGGCGAAGGTTTCATCGAGGTCAATTCTTGGGTTCCTAGCGAAGGTCCGCCGCAGTGGCATCTGCTGGATAGGAAGAGGTCTGGCAGTTTTGTGTATAATTGTGCTGTGATGGGCTGCTGA